Proteins co-encoded in one Arachis hypogaea cultivar Tifrunner chromosome 11, arahy.Tifrunner.gnm2.J5K5, whole genome shotgun sequence genomic window:
- the LOC112723527 gene encoding uncharacterized protein isoform X2 — protein sequence MCNKGFQCFLSESENLINHPHPPQQQQLHYNFMDSLTVAQSPPASSLNDDSRRVKFLCSFLGSIMPRPQDGKLRYVGGETRIVSVPRDVSYEELMGRMRELYEGAAVLKYQQPDEDLDALVSVVNDDDVVNMMEEYDKLGSGDGFTRLRIFLFSQFEQDGSSHFIDGDDTERRYVDALNSLNDDFGRKLQQSEFTMMSPVEDIHVPEQFFSPLSVESGMLGHRNGELSMSQYNLHHLAMQQQQQQSMGQRYNEMDAPWNPSYFSPRHHALHDSRSLVEYPSSPTGTRYRVQFPEMPDKSIDRVQEEYARIHVSQHPIYENQQQYSENVVWMPTGEKSGFPGNILHGAHVMDGNSRYGQPHPCAECQSNRDNFAVNADAKFHPGIYPNEESRGHASGSGRVNDHYGGDVPVPVPVPVTNFSIGHGSVSDGHNLSSNYIHQRAGPELGAELFPDQTAAAIPHLKLPSLEEHGMQYSNPSSSFGTDNHYAVPRGHVPGHPFWRNTPTPVHIGPSYEATAPPNGIINAGLIRGEGSPGFFIGSDGQNAWVDPSQKLSGHDGLDIPEHPSAQAQKHPLPVDSLHPPQDKNSGIYTEHVQLLKSPLNMVLNQEVLRNDIHMTEAMSLLSRSLREGKEEKSEDIVENCAAHLQKISFAVQNKTSENVSGAANPVESNNSNAKPAEEVANVEKLSNKDPPVPEDAKDLVDQFSFLPELMASVKKAALEVAEEVKTTGCMNPDSQIQNSPPNEDTTNEVEPVNAHGDLELDAEIDHVDTSKIEPTEAEEEAIARGLQTIKNDDLEEIRELGSGTYGAVYHGKWKGSDVAIKRIKASCFAGRPSERARLIADFWKEALMLSSLHHPNVVSFYGIVRDGPDGSLATVTEFMVNGSLKQFLHKKDRTIDRRKRLIIAMDAAFGMEYLHGKNIVHFDLKCENLLVNMRDPQRPVCKIGDLGLSKVKQHTLVSGGVRGTLPWMAPELLSGKSNMVSEKIDVYSFGIVMWELLTGNEPYADMHCASIIGGIVNNTLRPQIPTWCDPEWKSLMESCWASDPAERPSFSEISKKLRSMAAAMNVK from the exons ATGTGTAATAAAGGATTTCAATGTTTCCTGAGCGAGTCTGAGAATCTAATCAATCATCCACATCCACCACAACAACAGCAGCTACACTATAATTTCATGGATAGCCTCACTGTGGCTCAATCACCGCCGGCATCGAGCCTCAACGATGATAGCCGGCGTGTGAAGTTCCTGTGCAGCTTCCTGGGGAGCATAATGCCTCGCCCACAAGATGGGAAGCTGCGGTATGTTGGTGGAGAGACGCGTATTGTGAGTGTTCCAAGAGATGTTAGCTACGAGGAGTTGATGGGGAGGATGAGGGAACTATATGAAGGTGCTGCTGTGTTGAAGTATCAGCAGCCTGATGAGGATCTTGATGCACTTGTCTCTGttgtgaatgatgatgatgtagtTAACATGATGGAGGAGTACGACAAGTTGGGGTCTGGAGATGGGTTCACTAGGCTTAGGATTTTCTTGTTTTCGCAATTCGAGCAGGATGGTTCCTCACACTTTATTGATGGGGACGACACTGAGAGGAGGTATGTTGATGCATTGAATAGTTTAAACGATGATTTCGGTAGGAAGTTGCAACAATCAGAGTTCACTATGATGAGCCCTGTGGAAGATATCCATGTACCTGAACAGTTCTTTAGTCCACTTAGTGTGGAGAGTGGGATGCTTGGCCACAGAAATGGGGAACTATCTATGTCTCAGTATAATTTGCATCATCTTGCaatgcagcagcagcagcagcaatctATGGGACAGAGGTATAATGAAATGGATGCTCCATGGAATCCTTCCTATTTCTCTCCTAGGCATCATGCTCTCCATGACTCAAGATCGTTGGTGGAATATCCATCTTCTCCCACTGGTACAAGGTACCGTGTACAATTTCCTGAGATGCCGGATAAGAGCATCGATAGAGTGCAGGAAGAGTATGCTCGAATTCATGTGAGTCAACATCCTATCTATGAGAATCAACAGCAATATTCCGAAAATGTAGTTTGGATGCCTACTGGTGAGAAGTCAGGTTTTCCAGGCAACATTCTTCATGGTGCCCATGTCATGGATGGGAACAGTAGATATGGTCAACCACATCCATGTGCGGAATGCCAATCAAACAGGGACAATTTTGCAGTGAATGCGGATGCAAAGTTTCATCCTGGAATCTATCCCAATGAGGAGTCAAGAGGACATGCCTCGGGCTCAGGAAGAGTGAATGATCATTATGGCGGTGATGTTCCTGTTCCTGTTCCTGTTCCTGTTACAAATTTCTCCATTGGGCATGGTAGTGTGTCTGATGGACATAACTTATCTTCTAATTATATTCATCAACGAGCTGGACCTGAATTAGGGGCTGAACTTTTCCCTGACCAAACTGCAGCTGCTATACCACATCTGAAACTTCCTTCTCTGGAAGAGCACGGTATGCAGTACAGCAACCCATCTTCTTCCTTTGGAACAGATAATCATTATGCTGTGCCTCGTGGACATGTGCCTGGGCATCCTTTCTGGAGGAACACTCCAACTCCAGTTCATATTGGACCATCATATGAGGCAACTGCTCCACCTAATGGCATTATAAATGCTGGATTAATCAGGGGGGAGGGCAGTCCTGGATTTTTCATTGGATCAGATGGTCAAAATGCTTGGGTGGATCCCTCACAGAAATTGTCAGGTCATGATGGGTTAGACATCCCAGAACACCCTTCTGCACAAGCGCAGAAACACCCACTTCCAGTAGATAGTCTTCATCCCCCACAGGACAAAAATTCTGGTATCTACACAGAACATGTGCAGCTGCTAAAATCACCTCTTAATATGGTTCTGAACCAAGAGGTTTTAAGAAATGATATTCATATGACAGAGGCAATGAGTTTGCTATCTCGAAGTTTGCGTGAAGGAAAGGAGGAGAAATCCGAGGATATAGTTGAAAACTGTGCTGCACACTTGCAGAAGATATCTTTTGCAGTGCAGAATAAAACTTCTGAGAATGTAAGCGGAGCTGCTAATCCTGTTGAGTCTAATAATTCAAACGCAAAACCTGCAGAAGAGGTTGCAAATGTTGAAAAACTGAGTAATAAGGACCCACCTGTTCCAGAAGATGCTAAGGATTTGGTCGATCAATTCAGCTTTTTGCCCGAGTTGATGGCTTCTGTCAAAAAGGCTGCATTAGAAGTTGCTGAGGAGGTGAAAACTACAGGTTGCATGAATCCTGATTCTCAGATACAGAATTCACCTCCTAATGAAGACACAACAAATGAAGTTGAACCAGTG AATGCTCATGGTGATCTAGAATTGGATGCTGAAATTGACCACGTAGATACTTCTAAAATTGAGCCTACTGAAGCTGAGGAAGAAGCAATCGCTAGGGGATTGCAG ACAATAAAAAATGATGATTTGGAGGAAATCCGTGAACTAGGTTCTGGAACTTATGGGGCTGTTTATCATGGGAAGTGGAAAGGTTCTGATGTTGCTATTAAGAGAATAAAAGCCAGCTGTTTTGCTGGAAGACCGTCCGAAAGGGCTAGATTG ATTGCAGATTTCTGGAAAGAGGCATTGATGCTGAGTTCATTGCATCATCCAAATGTTGTCTCTTTCTATGGCATTGTTCGTGATGGCCCTGATGGTTCTTTAGCAACTGTGACGGAATTCATGGTTAATGGATCTTTGAAACAGTTCTTGCATAAGAAGGATAG AACGATAGATCGTCGGAAGAGGCTCATCATAGCTATGGATGCTGCATTTGGGATGGAATATTTGCATGGAAAGAATATTGTGCATTTTGATTTGAAATGTGAGAATCTATTGGTCAATATGAGAGATCCACAACGTCCTGTCTGCAAG ATTGGTGATTTAGGTTTATCAAAGGTTAAACAGCACACACTAGTGTCAGGAGGGGTACGTGGAACATTGCCATGGATGGCACCTGAACTTCTTAGTGGGAAAAGTAATATGGTATCGGAGAAG ATTGATGTTTATTCATTTGGGATAGTCATGTGGGAATTGCTCACAGGGAATGAACCCTATGCTGATATGCATTGTGCTTCAATAATAG GAGGAATTGTGAACAACACTTTACGTCCTCAAATCCCGACATGGTGTGATCCTGAGTGGAAGTCTCTAATGGAAAGTTGTTGGGCTTCTGATCCTGCAGAAAGGCCATCTTTTTCAGAAATTTCAAAGAAGCTGAGGAGTATGGCTGctgcaatgaatgtcaaataG
- the LOC112723527 gene encoding uncharacterized protein isoform X1, whose amino-acid sequence MCNKGFQCFLSESENLINHPHPPQQQQLHYNFMDSLTVAQSPPASSLNDDSRRVKFLCSFLGSIMPRPQDGKLRYVGGETRIVSVPRDVSYEELMGRMRELYEGAAVLKYQQPDEDLDALVSVVNDDDVVNMMEEYDKLGSGDGFTRLRIFLFSQFEQDGSSHFIDGDDTERRYVDALNSLNDDFGRKLQQSEFTMMSPVEDIHVPEQFFSPLSVESGMLGHRNGELSMSQYNLHHLAMQQQQQQSMGQRYNEMDAPWNPSYFSPRHHALHDSRSLVEYPSSPTGTRYRVQFPEMPDKSIDRVQEEYARIHVSQHPIYENQQQYSENVVWMPTGEKSGFPGNILHGAHVMDGNSRYGQPHPCAECQSNRDNFAVNADAKFHPGIYPNEESRGHASGSGRVNDHYGGDVPVPVPVPVTNFSIGHGSVSDGHNLSSNYIHQRAGPELGAELFPDQTAAAIPHLKLPSLEEHGMQYSNPSSSFGTDNHYAVPRGHVPGHPFWRNTPTPVHIGPSYEATAPPNGIINAGLIRGEGSPGFFIGSDGQNAWVDPSQKLSGHDGLDIPEHPSAQAQKHPLPVDSLHPPQDKNSGIYTEHVQLLKSPLNMVLNQEVLRNDIHMTEAMSLLSRSLREGKEEKSEDIVENCAAHLQKISFAVQNKTSENVSGAANPVESNNSNAKPAEEVANVEKLSNKDPPVPEDAKDLVDQFSFLPELMASVKKAALEVAEEVKTTGCMNPDSQIQNSPPNEDTTNEVEPVNAHGDLELDAEIDHVDTSKIEPTEAEEEAIARGLQTIKNDDLEEIRELGSGTYGAVYHGKWKGSDVAIKRIKASCFAGRPSERARLIADFWKEALMLSSLHHPNVVSFYGIVRDGPDGSLATVTEFMVNGSLKQFLHKKDRTIDRRKRLIIAMDAAFGMEYLHGKNIVHFDLKCENLLVNMRDPQRPVCKIGDLGLSKVKQHTLVSGGVRGTLPWMAPELLSGKSNMVSEKIDVYSFGIVMWELLTGNEPYADMHCASIIVSCFCFVGGIVNNTLRPQIPTWCDPEWKSLMESCWASDPAERPSFSEISKKLRSMAAAMNVK is encoded by the exons ATGTGTAATAAAGGATTTCAATGTTTCCTGAGCGAGTCTGAGAATCTAATCAATCATCCACATCCACCACAACAACAGCAGCTACACTATAATTTCATGGATAGCCTCACTGTGGCTCAATCACCGCCGGCATCGAGCCTCAACGATGATAGCCGGCGTGTGAAGTTCCTGTGCAGCTTCCTGGGGAGCATAATGCCTCGCCCACAAGATGGGAAGCTGCGGTATGTTGGTGGAGAGACGCGTATTGTGAGTGTTCCAAGAGATGTTAGCTACGAGGAGTTGATGGGGAGGATGAGGGAACTATATGAAGGTGCTGCTGTGTTGAAGTATCAGCAGCCTGATGAGGATCTTGATGCACTTGTCTCTGttgtgaatgatgatgatgtagtTAACATGATGGAGGAGTACGACAAGTTGGGGTCTGGAGATGGGTTCACTAGGCTTAGGATTTTCTTGTTTTCGCAATTCGAGCAGGATGGTTCCTCACACTTTATTGATGGGGACGACACTGAGAGGAGGTATGTTGATGCATTGAATAGTTTAAACGATGATTTCGGTAGGAAGTTGCAACAATCAGAGTTCACTATGATGAGCCCTGTGGAAGATATCCATGTACCTGAACAGTTCTTTAGTCCACTTAGTGTGGAGAGTGGGATGCTTGGCCACAGAAATGGGGAACTATCTATGTCTCAGTATAATTTGCATCATCTTGCaatgcagcagcagcagcagcaatctATGGGACAGAGGTATAATGAAATGGATGCTCCATGGAATCCTTCCTATTTCTCTCCTAGGCATCATGCTCTCCATGACTCAAGATCGTTGGTGGAATATCCATCTTCTCCCACTGGTACAAGGTACCGTGTACAATTTCCTGAGATGCCGGATAAGAGCATCGATAGAGTGCAGGAAGAGTATGCTCGAATTCATGTGAGTCAACATCCTATCTATGAGAATCAACAGCAATATTCCGAAAATGTAGTTTGGATGCCTACTGGTGAGAAGTCAGGTTTTCCAGGCAACATTCTTCATGGTGCCCATGTCATGGATGGGAACAGTAGATATGGTCAACCACATCCATGTGCGGAATGCCAATCAAACAGGGACAATTTTGCAGTGAATGCGGATGCAAAGTTTCATCCTGGAATCTATCCCAATGAGGAGTCAAGAGGACATGCCTCGGGCTCAGGAAGAGTGAATGATCATTATGGCGGTGATGTTCCTGTTCCTGTTCCTGTTCCTGTTACAAATTTCTCCATTGGGCATGGTAGTGTGTCTGATGGACATAACTTATCTTCTAATTATATTCATCAACGAGCTGGACCTGAATTAGGGGCTGAACTTTTCCCTGACCAAACTGCAGCTGCTATACCACATCTGAAACTTCCTTCTCTGGAAGAGCACGGTATGCAGTACAGCAACCCATCTTCTTCCTTTGGAACAGATAATCATTATGCTGTGCCTCGTGGACATGTGCCTGGGCATCCTTTCTGGAGGAACACTCCAACTCCAGTTCATATTGGACCATCATATGAGGCAACTGCTCCACCTAATGGCATTATAAATGCTGGATTAATCAGGGGGGAGGGCAGTCCTGGATTTTTCATTGGATCAGATGGTCAAAATGCTTGGGTGGATCCCTCACAGAAATTGTCAGGTCATGATGGGTTAGACATCCCAGAACACCCTTCTGCACAAGCGCAGAAACACCCACTTCCAGTAGATAGTCTTCATCCCCCACAGGACAAAAATTCTGGTATCTACACAGAACATGTGCAGCTGCTAAAATCACCTCTTAATATGGTTCTGAACCAAGAGGTTTTAAGAAATGATATTCATATGACAGAGGCAATGAGTTTGCTATCTCGAAGTTTGCGTGAAGGAAAGGAGGAGAAATCCGAGGATATAGTTGAAAACTGTGCTGCACACTTGCAGAAGATATCTTTTGCAGTGCAGAATAAAACTTCTGAGAATGTAAGCGGAGCTGCTAATCCTGTTGAGTCTAATAATTCAAACGCAAAACCTGCAGAAGAGGTTGCAAATGTTGAAAAACTGAGTAATAAGGACCCACCTGTTCCAGAAGATGCTAAGGATTTGGTCGATCAATTCAGCTTTTTGCCCGAGTTGATGGCTTCTGTCAAAAAGGCTGCATTAGAAGTTGCTGAGGAGGTGAAAACTACAGGTTGCATGAATCCTGATTCTCAGATACAGAATTCACCTCCTAATGAAGACACAACAAATGAAGTTGAACCAGTG AATGCTCATGGTGATCTAGAATTGGATGCTGAAATTGACCACGTAGATACTTCTAAAATTGAGCCTACTGAAGCTGAGGAAGAAGCAATCGCTAGGGGATTGCAG ACAATAAAAAATGATGATTTGGAGGAAATCCGTGAACTAGGTTCTGGAACTTATGGGGCTGTTTATCATGGGAAGTGGAAAGGTTCTGATGTTGCTATTAAGAGAATAAAAGCCAGCTGTTTTGCTGGAAGACCGTCCGAAAGGGCTAGATTG ATTGCAGATTTCTGGAAAGAGGCATTGATGCTGAGTTCATTGCATCATCCAAATGTTGTCTCTTTCTATGGCATTGTTCGTGATGGCCCTGATGGTTCTTTAGCAACTGTGACGGAATTCATGGTTAATGGATCTTTGAAACAGTTCTTGCATAAGAAGGATAG AACGATAGATCGTCGGAAGAGGCTCATCATAGCTATGGATGCTGCATTTGGGATGGAATATTTGCATGGAAAGAATATTGTGCATTTTGATTTGAAATGTGAGAATCTATTGGTCAATATGAGAGATCCACAACGTCCTGTCTGCAAG ATTGGTGATTTAGGTTTATCAAAGGTTAAACAGCACACACTAGTGTCAGGAGGGGTACGTGGAACATTGCCATGGATGGCACCTGAACTTCTTAGTGGGAAAAGTAATATGGTATCGGAGAAG ATTGATGTTTATTCATTTGGGATAGTCATGTGGGAATTGCTCACAGGGAATGAACCCTATGCTGATATGCATTGTGCTTCAATAATAG tttcttgtttttgttttgtaGGAGGAATTGTGAACAACACTTTACGTCCTCAAATCCCGACATGGTGTGATCCTGAGTGGAAGTCTCTAATGGAAAGTTGTTGGGCTTCTGATCCTGCAGAAAGGCCATCTTTTTCAGAAATTTCAAAGAAGCTGAGGAGTATGGCTGctgcaatgaatgtcaaataG
- the LOC112723528 gene encoding uncharacterized protein, translated as MSGKKILGGWYKNNTEPLRHTLSVEMASAATSDEPSRTVFLGVDVGTGSARAGLFDEKGKLLGSSSSPIQIWKDGAFVEQSSTDIWLAICAAVKAACSQAKVAPTEVRSLGFAATCSLVAVDADSAPVSVSLTGDSRRNVIVWMDHRAVEQAERINSSNSPVLQYCGGAVSPEMQPPKLLWVKENLQESWSLVFRWMDLSDWLSYRATGDDTRSLCTTVCKWTYLGHAHMQHINDKDSRDMEACGWDDDFWEEIGLGDLVEGHHAKIGKSVAFPGHPLGSGLTPTAAKELGLLPGIPVGTSLIDAHAGGVGVIESVPPTEAGEHDEEAICNRMVLVCGTSTCHMAISRSKLFIPGVWGPFWSAMVPEYWLTEGGQSATGALLDHIIQNHAASPLLANRAASQKISVFELLNNHLETLMIEQNKSFVAALTEDLHVLPDFHGNRSPIADPKSKGVVHGMTLDTSEKQLALLYLATMQGIAYGTRHIVEHCNAHGHKINTLLACGGLSKNPIFIQEHADIIGYPIILPRESESVLLGAAILGAVATRKYHSLSDAMKALNAPGQVIHPSNDPRVKKYHDAKYKIFRGLYEQQLSNRSIMAQALA; from the exons ATGTCAGGCAAAAAAATATTAGGAGGGTGGTATAAGAATAATACAGAGCCACTCCGTCATACACTCTCCGTCGAGATGGCCTCCGCCGCTACTTCCGACGAGCCTTCTCGGACTGTATTCCTCGGCGTTGACGTCGGCACCGGCAGCGCCCGCGCAG GGCTGTTTGATGAGAAAGGAAAGCTTCTTGGTTCTTCTAGCAGCCCAATTCAGATATGGAAAGATGGTGCTTTTGTTGag CAATCCTCCACAGATATATGGCTTGCAATCTGTGCAGCCGTAAAAGCAGCTTGCTCTCAAGCAAAAGTTGCACCTACAGAAGTAAGAAGTCTAGGATTTGCAGCTACTTGTTCTCTGG TTGCAGTGGATGCCGATAGCGCACCTGTTTCGGTTTCTTTGACTGGTGATTCAAGAAGAAATGTCATAGTATGGATGGATCATAGAGCTGTAGAACAAGCTGAAAGGATCAATTCCTCTAACTCACCTGTATTACAGTATTGCGGTGGAGCTGTTTCACCTGAAATGCAGCCACCAAAG CTTCTATGGGTTAAAGAAAACTTGCAAGAGTCTTGGTCTTTGGTTTTCAGGTGGATGGACTTGAGTGATTGGTTGTCATACAG GGCAACTGGAGATGATACTCGCAGTTTGTGCACCACAGTTTGCAAATGGACATATCTTGGTCATGCTCACATGCAGCATATCAATGATAAAGACTCCCGGGATATGGAAGCTTGTGGATGGGACGATGACTTTTGGGAGGAAATTGGTTTGGGTGATCTTGTTGAAGGACATCATGCTAAGATAG GAAAAAGTGTTGCTTTCCCTGGACATCCTTTGGGTTCTGGCCTTACTCCTACTGCAGCAAAG GAACTGGGTCTCTTACCAGGAATTCCCGTTGGCACATCACTAATTGATGCTCATGCTGGTGGTGTGGGGGTAATAGAAAGTGTGCCTCCAACAGAAGCTGGAG AACATGATGAGGAAGCAATTTGCAACCGGATGGTGTTAGTTTGTGGAACTTCTACATGCCATATGGCCATATCCCGAAGCAAATTATTCATTCCTGGGGTCTGGGGTCCATTTTGGTCAG CAATGGTACCTGAATATTGGCTGACTGAAGGTGGACAGAGTGCTACAGGTGCATTATTGGATCATATAATTCAAAACCATGCTGCTTCTCCGCTCCTTGCAAATAGAGCTGCTTCACAAA AGATTTCTGTGTTTGAGCTTCTGAACAATCACTTGGAGACATTGATGATTGAGCAGAATAAATCCTTTGTTGCTGCCTTGACTGAAGATTTACACGTTCTACCCGACTTCCATGGGAACAG GTCTCCCATTGCAGACCCAAAATCAAAGGGAGTTGTCCATGGTATGACACTTGACACAAGTGAGAAACAGTTGGCTCTTCTATACCTGGCAACTATGCAGGGCATTGCATATGGCACACGTCACATTGTAGAGCATTGCAATGCCCATGGCCACAAA ATCAACACTCTACTTGCATGCGGTGGCCTTTCAAAGAACCCTATATTCATTCAGGAACATGCTGATATCATCG GTTACCCTATAATTCTTCCAAGGGAAAGTGAATCTGTGCTATTGGGTGCTGCTATTCTGGGAGCTGTTGCTACAAGGAAATATCATAGCCTTAGTGATGCCATGAAAGCCCTGAATGCACCGGGTCAG GTGATTCATCCATCAAATGATCCAAGGGTTAAGAAGTACCATGATGCCAAGTATAAGATCTTCCGTGGCCTCTATGAACAGCAGCTTTCTAATCGTTCCATCATGGCTCAAGCCTTGGCATAG